The genome window AACTCAAAACCAGTGCACACTATTAAAATTGATTAGTCACTCAGAACTTTCTGATCAGCTCAAGACAGATCATAATTATTCTGATGACCAGTTCATAAGGTTCTAGATGTTCTGATGTTGCCTATCAATGTCAGTCCAGCCAAGAGCACAGTTAACACcacaaaaacatgcaaaagGTGCTTCACCTGAGTCTCTCAGTTCCATTCTCTCCTGGTTTTTCTCTCACATACAGAGAACAAGCCTGGGTTTTCACAGCTTGGTGCTACACTGTGCTGTTCTGCAGAACATGCAGGGCTCTGATTTGCACGTGGACCTTTTTGTAGTCAGCCAAGCTCAGCTTTATTTCTTGGATAAGAAATAGGCATTCAGCTTTATTTCTTGGATGAGGTCCAGTCATAACTTCAAGTGTCACTGTTGCATGGTAGAGAACTGTGTATTCTTATGTCTCTGAGTGGTGTCACCTTGAGAAATTCTGTTAACACACCTCATTGTACAGAGGGATGCATGAACACACCTGTGTCTCAAAGCTCTGCACGTGCCTCAGTCTCCTTTCTCCCAGTAACGTGGCATGAGAGCCAGTGTGGTCTGACATGGTTCTCCCTCCCAGCCACACTGCAAAACAGCTCTTATCAGATCAACTCTTGGTGgccaaagagcagaaaaagttCTGTGATATTATGCTGGGGTTGTTGTTTTGGCAGTGGGAGACAAAGCCCTTGCTTTGCAAAATGCCTGTTGTACAGGTTCATTTACTGCCAGTAAATCAGCTGGCTCTGACATCTCCTAATACATATTTGTAAAGATGACACAAAAGGCAGCTGTAAAGCAGAGGTTGTGCTGTTGGGCTTTTGTGCAGGTAGTAGCCTACTCAAACTAGCTTCATTTAAAATTCAGGGTTACAATCCTTTTAAAACAGTTGTTCAAAGACACTCAAAATATAATCAGCACTCTTCTATGTCTTCTTTTCTCCCCTTAATGTGTTCCAGAACTTATACTGCAACAGACAGTCACTATAAGTTAACCCAGCAAATAAGGCCAGCATTCTGTACAACCCCTActttaaactttatttataCCATCTGAAGTATATTTAAGTAATGTCAGTGAATTATCTTTACTGTAATAGATCAGTTTCTGTTCATTTTCAAGACACAGAAAACCAGTCATATCCAGCAATTTGATGACTGCTACATGTAATTAAAGTAGCATTAGCATTTCTGTACCtaatatcttaaatatttttaacagcaaCTTTCCTAGTGCTTCAGAAATTAAGCTATAGGGGTagaagaataaacaaaaaaggagaCCAGAATCTCTCCAGCTGTTACAGCTATACCATTCACAGAGGAAGCAGATTCCTCTAAGTTATCATTCAGGCAACACTAGTGTGATAAGCTATTTACACAATTTATACCAACTGGAATAGTAAAATTgcagtaaaatattaaaatacaagcCCATAATGTTAATGATCCCtcattaagaaaaagaagacattCACAACTTGTTTCATCTGGAAATAATCACAATATTACTAAGCTGTGAATACAAACTTCAAACAGTATCAAACACaacatttttgtctttcaaattACAGCACTTGCCAACACACTGAGCAAGTCCCTACTCACCTTAAGAAGTTTTGCTTACAAGCAATTAATTACTGAAAGTCAATTCTCAATCTGTGCTGTTAATGAGTCTTAGAGTACCAGTTAGATCAATGTTGTCTTGataaatttccattttcatttgaCTAAAACTAGGATACCATTTATGCTTTCAGAACTGCAAAAGCAAGCATGAAGTAGTTCTACTCCTTAACCTGGCATCAAAAGAACTTGCACTACTCTTAGCCACTGAAACAAAGAGCACAGTTTAAACTCATGTTAAAGCTTTTCAGATGAGTTAATGCTGCTGAAATCGTACCCTTGATTTTTGCCACCATAGTAACATGCACAAACGCATTTCTCCTGCAGGTGGACATGAATCTGTTCTGCCAGAATCAATGATCAACCCTGTTCTAATTAATAAGAAAGTTAAAAGATCAAAGTCATGTAGAGGAGACGTCCCTGTCAGAAGGGTCCCACTGGAGACAACCAACGGTGGTGACTCAGAAGAGGATTTGCTATGGCACATCCACCTGGGAAGGCACCGCCTGGGGCAGGCCCTGGGACAAGGAGATTCCTGGGCTCTCTCTCAATGCAGCAGCACACCATGGAGTTTTGACAACCAGAGACTGATTTCAAAGGGAAATGGCACACTGCAGACCAAGGAACCAGCAGGAGCAAGTGAACTGGATGAGCTCAGGCAGCTGGGAAGCTCAAGTGTGTTGAACAGTCTCAGCAGAGAGAACGGCTGCAACATTTCAAGCCCCTGCCAAAAGCCTCCTCTGAAATCACCCACTGCAGCACTTTGGGCACATCAGCACATTTCTGCTACAAAAGGCATGCCAGCCTGCAACAAAATGAACTTTTACCCTTTCCCAAGTAGGAAAGGGCCCAGGATTTCTGAAGCTGCAAGGAGGCTTGGGTTATATGTCTCGCAATGAGGACATTCAGTAATACCTAAATCTTAGTCAAAAACTTGACTAAAACATAAAATAGCAAAGTAGTCCTTCTAATTACACAGATCAGCCTCCTGAGGGTTTACTACTAGTATTAGCCATGGAAGATTCTGactatataatatttaatatctttataatttttaacaTGTGATTTCATCATTCACTTTCAAGATATTCAAGACAatttctgatgtatttttaaaatcaattaataAAACCTCTGCTCATTTCTATTGTTGTAATAAGACTTAGTAAATATAATTCCTCTCTGATACATAAATTTTACCATAATATATTTTTGGTTCCCATTTATCCCCAGTGTTTCATTAGAAAACTAATGAGGTCTCCCCTTCTTCAAGATCTTTAGAGGGAGGAAACCCTTTCTTGCAGGTGGTTTTCAATGACACAAACAGGATCTTTGTATTGACCACTTCTGGCTGCAAGTGTTCAGACACACCTCTTTTTCAAACGAAGTCTTCACAAAAAATTGGAGATGGGAAATGTCTCCTTACTTCATGATGGGTAGCCATGGGACACCATAgtaactgggttttttttcttcacagtagttaaagtatttaaagtattattaggaaggaaaaaaaaaaggtaaaagcaTAGATACACCTAATAGATATAACAGGGAAAAATACTAGATAACAATTAGTCTACATGAAACGAGAAATTACCTGCAAGGAAATACTTCAAAAACTTCATTGTCCTTTGATTGATTTAGTTATCTTAATTAAACATGGACCTTGAAAACCTTGGTTTTAAAGTCAGTGCAGGTTTATGCATGGACTAAGTAACTAACTCCTTTGTAAACTCTCATACAAACACTTTGTCCTTTCCTCAGGCTTCTCTAGGATATTACTGTGCTTTGTACTGACTGGAACTAATTTAGAAAAGGTATTTTGCCTTTGGAATCTTTCAATTTAATTTCCAAGGACATTATGAAAGAGCATTTTCAGTAAGTTTTTACTTTTTAGTGGGGTAGTTATGAGAAAAGTTTCTATACTAACATTTCTAGAGACTGGAAAATTACACCCACACAATTGTCTAAGGAGAAAATTACaggttttttcctaaagcagCTGTagtgaaaatgaaacagaaaaataagaaaagagcCTAAAACTTCAAATACTAGGAAGCCCCACTTCTGAAGGGCACCTGATCTGCAAAACCTTTCCTGTTAACTTCTTCATGTTTGGCCATCATGGCAGGAGCTTTcgtcactgtcaccacagatgtAGTCAAGTTTCAAGCACTGAACTCAAGACTGCCATAAAGCAAATTTACTCTATCAGTAGGCAAGCCTTACTCATTTATGCACATGGGAGAACATGGAATCCTGAAATTCTAGTTCAGTGTCTTGTTCACACCCCATGATCCCTCTGAGGTTTCCATTCCAAAGCTGGAAACGGGACTCTCATGGTAGTTTGCCTGACTTCCTAAGGAAAATGTTAGGACAGTCCTGCAGGTCCATCCATTCTAGAATAAATCACACTGCTGAGCAATTATTTCAGtcacacataaataaaatagagTAAAACAGAATGAAATCCCTTTGCTGCTGGTCACATGAAAGAATTAACCCACATGAGTTACTTGTAACTGGTGTTACCCATTAAAAGAAAAGTCTGTCTCTTACAGGCACCAAAAACATTCCAGGAACGAGTCCCAGCTCACTGAGGACCTCAAATATAAAACACAGTATTGAGCAGCCATGTTGTACAGCCAAATCCCTGAAGctttgctccctgctcccattcctggACATTTTGGGGACTGGAAGTGACACTGGAGCTCTGCCTCAACCTGAGGTGGTGTTTGGCACCAGGGGGTGTTTAGCTCCAGGTTTTCCACATCCCTCATGGATTCTTCCAGCCCAATCTCTGAACCCAGGTTAACTTCTGACAGCCCCACAACCAGGCACGACCCTGCCCACCCCCACTGATGGGGAAATACAAACTCCCATGCTAAATCTCACCTGCAACACTGCTGCCttcaaaaaatacagaaaaaaccccaacctacACATCTCTGCCTCACACACTGAGGTGGCAGATGAGGGGTGGCTGCAGAACACTCACCCCCAAGCCAGacccagcctgtcctggagGGACAGTCCCTCAGGCAGCCTTGGGGACCCCCATCACATCCCATGGATGAGCCATCAGATGCTCTGGAGCCAGAAGGTCCTGCTGTTGTCACATTAACCAGTGTGCAACAAGCCAATAATTACACACTTGAGAGAgacattatttattttggagTTGTACAAGCCTGGGTGCTGGTGGTCTTCCACAAATCAAGCACACCCACTATCAAAACTTTTTagtatttatacattttagcaaacaaagCCATTATGATCTGCTACAAGTTGGATAGCTCTTTTCTTAATTAGTGTTCTATCTTCTACTGGCTAATGATTCTCTCACTTATGCTAATAAGCACTTTCTCATCTTTTGACCTTGTGGGTTTCGTGGGTCATTTTGTTGTGATGTTTCCCTGGCAGAATCACCTTTTACCAAGTTGGAGCTGATTTCAGCATGGTTACTgagttggttttatttgtttcttccttatcttggaAGCTCTCCCAAATGtccttgtggcttgtaaattctgcattctttgtGTCCACTATCTGCAGTAGCTCCTTCTTCCCAAGCTCTGTTAACCTTCCCCAAGGTCTGAGATCATTGAAACATGTCAAGCCCTAAACCTTAACATGGCAATTCTAccaataattaatttatttttctaacaaTTGGATGTCACTTAGAACTTGTAAGTTGCTATCTCATGGGTTACAtctcacagaaccacagaatggatcaggttggaaggggccaCAACAGTCACCTGgtcccatctccctgctccagcagggccatcctgGAGCATGTGGGACatgattgtgtccagatggttctggaatatccccagtgAGGGGAAACtcctcagcctctctgggcaaactgttcagtgctcagtcactgctcagggaagaagtttttcctcatgTTCTGGTGGAATTTCCTGTGCACCAGTTTCTGCCTGTTGGTTCTTGTCCTATTGCTGGACACCACCAAGGAGAGCCTGGCCCATGCTCTTGGCACCTCTCTTATACATGGATGGGGTAAATCTCCTCAGGACAGGAGAACAGGACAGGGCCATGCTCCTGGCACCTTTCTTACACATGGATGGGGTAAATTTCCTCAGGGACAGGAGAACAGGACAAGGTCAGTGCTCCTGGCACCTCTCTTACACATGGATGGGGTAAATCTCCTCAGGGACAGGAGAACAGGACAAGGCCGTGCTCCTGGCACCTCTCTTACACATGGATGGGGTAAATCTCCTCAGGGACAGGAGAACAGGACAAGGTCATGCTCTTGGCACCTCTCTTACACATGGATGGGGTATCCCCTTAGGGACAGGATGACAGGATAGGGccttaagctgtgccagggagcttTGGTTGGATATTTGGAGGAATTTCCTTATGGAGAGGAAGATTAGACATTAGAATGGCAGCCCAGGGAGGCGGTGGAGTCCCAGTCCCTGGAGATTTTAAGGAAAGACGGGACATGGCACTCAGCGCCATGGTCTGCCTGACTGGTGGCGTTCCGCCATATGTCAGACTCGATGACCTCAGAGCTCTTTCCCAGCCTAACTGACGCTGTGATTCCGTGATTCCTTTCTTTTTCGCTAGGCTGGGAAGCACGCCCACATCAACCAGCACAGCACACCCGACCCAAGGCAATTCTGCCACACTGC of Molothrus ater isolate BHLD 08-10-18 breed brown headed cowbird chromosome 1, BPBGC_Mater_1.1, whole genome shotgun sequence contains these proteins:
- the C1H9orf152 gene encoding uncharacterized protein C9orf152 homolog — encoded protein: MSCFCLAFSSLLEQMVKAYKYVTGNFSVTHSSEPQVSDGDKKLTRMDVCMLEEQYDHIKQKQKLQPHIIVYKTGGHESVLPESMINPVLINKKVKRSKSCRGDVPVRRVPLETTNGGDSEEDLLWHIHLGRHRLGQALGQGDSWALSQCSSTPWSFDNQRLISKGNGTLQTKEPAGASELDELRQLGSSSVLNSLSRENGCNISSPCQKPPLKSPTAALWAHQHISATKGMPACNKMNFYPFPSRKGPRISEAARRLGLYVSQ